DNA sequence from the Streptomyces tsukubensis genome:
CCGGGACGTCGACCCCTACCGTCTGGTGCACACGGGCATCCGCTGGTACTTCGTCGCCCGGGACGTGGCCCGGGACCAGTGGCGTACGTTCCGGGCCGACCGGGTGCTGCGCATACGGCCGACCGGGCAGCCGGCCGAACTCGTCGACCCGCCCGACCCGGCCCTCCTCGTCTCCCGGGGCATCGCGAGCGTCGTCTATCCCCTCTACGGGCGGATCAGGCTGCCGCACCCCATGGACCGGGCCCTGCGCCTGGTCCCCCCGACGATCGGCACCCACCACCCGGACGGACCCGATGCCACGATCGTCGAAATCGGCGCCAACGACGCGGACCAGCTCGCCCGGTACCTCCTCGGCCTGGGCACGCCCCTACGGGTCCTCTCCCCGGACGGGGTACGGGAGGCTCTGCTGCGCCGAACCCGGGAACTGTTCGAGGACAACAGCGGCCGGTCCTCGCAGTAGGGCTGTGGCGCGGGGTCAGGTCGGGGCTCCGTCGATATGCGCGCTGCGAACGGGCTCACGCAATCAACGGCTCATGAGGCGGGGATGAGAATCAGGCGTGGATTCGAGGAGTCCTGACGGGGGTGGAAAGGGAGACGGGAACACGGCCGGTGTGGGCGTCGAGGATGTGCTCCGGGCAGGCGAGGGCGCCGGGTCGGGCCTCCACCGGGGCGGTGGTGATCCGGCCGCAGACGCAGCAGACGGCGGTGACCGGCGGTGAGGGTTCGGCAAGCAGGCCCTCCGGCGTCATCGGGACAGCCGTTCCACGGGCGGCCCCGGGGCTTCCGCCGGGACGGCGAGGACGCACCAGGTGGTCTCTCCACCGGGGCTGGTGCCCCACTCCCGCGCGAGCGCGGCGACCAGCAGCAGACCGCGCCCGCCCTCCTCCTCGTCCCCTGCCGTCCTGGCGACGGCCCGCTCCTGGGTGCCGTCCGCCACTTCGATCCGGAGTTCGTGGGCGCGGTGCTCGACTCGCAGGGTGATCCGGTGGCCGTCTCCGTGCCGGATCGCGTTGCTGACCAGCTCGGAGACGATCAGTGCGGCGTCGTCGGCGAGGTCGGCGAGGTGCCAGCGGCGGAGCCGGTCCGCCGTGAGATGCCGTAGGGGCCGGACCCGGGATTCGTCGGGGGAGAAGCCGATCTCGAAGGCATGGCGCGCGGCCGGTCGTGTCTCGGCCGGGAACAGCCCGTCGGTCGTCGAGGTCATCGGCGTTCTCCCAGGGGGTGCGTCCGGGAGGCGATCGCCCGGAGGCTGGTGACTGGCTGACGCGCTCCGCCGCGGGCGGCACCTGATGCCGCGCAGGGGAGTGCGTCGCGGAGATCGGCTACTTCACCGAACCGCCCAACTACCGTGCGCTCTGTGCGATTTACTGTGCAAGGGCATTGGTAGAGGTGCCGAAAATGGCACATGCCACGGCACCGGACACGGAGTTGTCCGGTGGGTGACAGGGGGTGGAGCCGACCGGAACAGAGTGCGTCGCGGTACCGGGCACAGCCCATGTTGAGCACCGGCAGGACCGGGGAAAGGGTGAGACAGTGGCAGCGAAGCGCGGAGCGACTTTTCGGCGCAGGGAGTTGGGCAAGGAGCTGCGGAAGCTCCGGGAGGAGAGGGGGCAGACCCTGCAGGAGGTGGCCGAGGCCCTGGGCTTCTCCCATACGAAGCTGGCGCGCGTCGAGATCGGGGAGAACGATCTGCCGCGCGTGACCGATCTCCAGCGGCTGATCGACCTTCTCGGACCGGATATGCCCGAGGAGGATCAGGAGACTCTGCTCCAACTGCACCGGGAGTCCCTGAGTAAGGAGCCGTGGACGCCGTACAAGGCGTACATGCCGTCGCGCATGCCGACGTTCCGCGGGCTGGAGCAGGATGCGACGGTGATGCGGGCCTGGCAGCCGTCATTTGTCTTCGGCCTCTTCCAGACCGAGGACTATGCGACGGCGCTCTACCAGATCGCCAAACCGGTCGACGAGACGAAGACCGAGTACGTCGAACAGAACGTCCGGCTGAGGATGGAGCGGAAGGAACTGATCACCCGCACCGAGGACCCGCTGGAGCTGCGGGTCATCATGGACGAGACCGCTGTACGCCGGGTGGTGGGCAGTCCCGAGGTGATGCGGGCGCAGTACCGGGAGATCGTGGAACTCTCGGAGCTGGACCATGTGACCGTCCAGATCCTGCCGCACGATGTCGTGACCTATCGGGCCGAGAGCAACTTTATTCTGCTGGACTTCTCCGAGACCCTCGCCCCCGTCGTACAGACCGATATGTGGAACACGGTCAGCGTCACCGACGAGCGGCGCGAGGTCCAGCGCAATATCCGCCGCTTCGACGCGATGCGGGACAGCGCGCTGCCGCCGGCTCGTACCGCCGGATTCCTGGAACAACTCACACGAGAGCGGGCTTAGCCATCACTACCGACGACATGGCCCTTGGACTGGCCTCCGCAGCCACTTGGTTCAAGTCCTCCTACAGCAACGACTCGGGCGGCGCGTGTGTCGAGATAGCGGATCTGACCGGCCGGGTCGGTGTCCGCGACTCCAAGGAGCCGGGTGGGCCCGTGCTGCTGTTCGGTGCTGCCGCGTTCGCCCGTTTCCTCGCGGGTGCGGTCGGCCGACCGGAGTGCCCGCGGTGACATGCTGGCCGGTATGGCGACCTTCGACGACCGGCCCGCGACCGCCGACGACCTGCTGCCGCTCGCGCTGACCTCGTACGGCCACTTCACCACCCTGCGCATCGAGGCCGACGGAAGGGTCCGCGGGCTCTCCCTGCACCTGGAGCGGCTGGTACGGGACGCCCGGACGCTCTTCGGTACCGCTGTGGACACCGGCCGGGTGCGGAAGCTGATCCGCGCGGCGACGGCCGGGCGGGACCTGCCGTGCACCGTACGCGTCACCCACTACGACCCGGCCCTGAACCTGACCCGCCCGGCGGAAGCCACCGGTCCGCGGTTCCTGGTGACCGTGCGCCCTGCCGGGGAACTGTCGTCGCCGCCGCTCGCGGTGATGAGCGTGGTGTACGAACGCGATCTCCCCCTGGTCAAACACTGCGGGCTCGTCGGCGCGCTGCACGCCCGCCGCACCGCGCAGCTCGCGGGCTTCGAAGACGCGCTGCTGATCGGCCGGGACGGGCTGGTGTCCGAGGGCGTGACCTGGAACGTCGGCTTCGTCGACGCCGATGGCCGGATCGTCCGCCCCGAAGGCCCGGCGCTGCCCGGGGTGACGGAGGCGCTGCTCCCCGGGGGCGCGTCCGAGCCGGTCCCCCTGGAACGGACCAAGGGCATGCGGACGGCCTTCGCGACCAACGCGGCGATCGGCGTCCGCGCCCTGTCGTCGGTGGACGGCACCCCGCTGGACACGGCGCATCCGGTGCTGGATGAGCTGCGGGAGGCGTATCTGGCGGTGCCGGGGGAGGAGTTGTAGCCGGGGGTCAGATCGGGGAACACGGTCAGCGTCACCGGTCGGCATTCGGCATCCGCCGTCCCGAACAGACAGTGGTTGAAGCACAAGCTGAGCCGAACTCTTGACGGGTGGTTCTCGAATACGCCGGAGACCTGCCTTCTGCCGGCGGCAGAACACCGGCCCGACCGGGTCGACGATCACTACAGTCCGGGCTCATGACGACAGTGACAACGCGCACGATCGAATACCCGGCCGACGGCCTGACGATGATCGGGCACCTCGCGCTCCCGGCCGGTGTCGACCGTCGGCCCGCGGTCCTGGTAGGGCCCGAGGGAGTGGGGCTCAGCGATGTCGAGCGCCGCCGGGCCGATGCGCTCGCGGAGCTGGGATACGTGGCGCTGGCCTTCGACCTCCACGGCGGGCGCTACTTGGGTGACCCTGAGGAGATGCTGGCCCGTTGCCTGCCGCTGCTCGCCGACCCCGACCGGATGCGAGGTATCGGCCACGCGGCACTCGACGTGCTCCGCGCCGAACCGCGGACCGACCCGGACCGCTTCGCCGCCGTCGGCTACGGCACCGGGGGCGCGATCGCGCTGGAACTCGGGCGCGACGGCGTCGACCTGCGTGCGATTGCGACAGTCAACGGACTGACCACGGGCCGACCGGGCGAGGCGGCGCGCATTCGCTGCCCGGTGTGGGCCGGGGTCGGGTCGGAAGACCCGATCATGCCGCCCGCGCAACGGGACGCCTTCACCGCCGAGATGCAGGAGGCGGGCGTCGACTGGCGCCTCGTGGTCTACGGCGGCGCCTTGCACGCCTTCCATCACCCACCGGTCGACCACATCGTGCTTCCCGGGGTCGGTTATCATCCTCAGCACGCGCAGCGAGCTTGGCGGGACGTCGTCGACCTGCTCGCCGAGTGCCTGCCCATAACGGACTGATCTGGGCAGACTGGGGTTTGTTTGCAGGTTTCTGGTCCCCGGGCGACGCGCTGCTGGTCGGCTGGATCGGGATCTTCGCCTTTACCGTCTACGGCATCGCCCTGACGGTCGCCGCCCGCTCGTACTGGCTGCGGACGCGTGCCCTGCCGACAGGGGTTTCGGCAGGGCGCGCACCAGGATGCGTGAGCGCCCCCGTGCGCGCACACGCCGTTCCGTCCGGGGACGCCGTGGGAGCCGGGCTCTTACGATGGGCCGGTACGAGACCGCGGGTGTACGAGAGAGAAGCCGGGATGACGGCGTCGTCGAAGCATCATCTGACCATGCACATGACCGGCGGGGCTGTGCAGGTGCCGGCCACCATCCAAGGGGTGCGTGAGGCACTCCCCGACGCACTCCGCGCGCAGTTCACCGCCGAGATCGAGACTGCTCCGGCCGATCAGCTCCAGGTCGTCCTGGTCCGGTGGGCGATGACCATCCCCACCGTGCACGACGAGGCCGAGGAGGCCCTGGTCGCTCGCGTCAGGTCCGGGGACTTCACCGAGGTCACTTTTGCCGAGGACCTCGGGGACGACGAGTACCGGAGCGCCGGATGAGCTACCGCATCGCGTACTCCGACCCGGCCAAGGCCGGACGGGCGGCGCTCTCGGAGGCCGCCCGTAAGGCGCTCGACGCCGGGGTCGCCGCTGTCGCCCGTGACCCGTACGGCTGTTCATCCCATGCGGTCGGCGGCGACCGGAACCGGCGGGATGCCGCGATCGGAAGCATCGCGATCATTCGCTACGAGGTCAGTCCGAGCGTTGTGACCTTCACTGTCCTGCGTGTTGTCGGTCTATAGACGGACGGATGGTGGCGATCCGGCCTCCTGCCGTCCGTGCCCCTCCGGGAAGCCGGAGGGGCACGGACGGACAACTCAGCTGACGACGGCCGCCTGCCGCTCCGTGTCCGACGCCCGCTCACCCTGGGGCTCCGGCCGGGCCGCGGCGTCGGCAGCGGGCCGCCCGGCTCGGCGCACCGCCGTTGCCGCCGACAGGACCACCGGGACCGCGGCCAGGGCGAAGCACAGCCACAGCGGAAGGCGGCCTACCAGCAGGCCCGTGGCGGCCGTCGCGCCCGCCGAACCGGCGTTGAACGCCGTGTTGACCCACGCGCCCGCCTTGGTGCGGCCCGCCGGGTCGGCGGACTCGTCCGCGATCAGATAGGCCGTCGTGATGGCCGGGGCGATGAACAGGCCGCCCAGCGCCGCCCAGACGATGAGTACGTACGGATGGGGCGAGACGCCCGCCGCGGCCAGGGTCAGGCCCAGCGGCACCACGAGGAATGCCAGCCGCAGCCTGTTCGAGGCGCGCCACGGGAGGGCGCCGTAGACCAGACCGCCGACGGCGCTGCCGCCGCAGAGCGCGGCCAGCACCCAGGCGATCGCCTGGGGCTCGTGGTGCGCTTCGGCGAAGGCGATCACCAGGAGTTCGAAGGCTCCCAGGCAGATGCCGACCGCGGCCGAGACGGTGATCGCCTGGCGCAGACCGGGGTTGCCGCGCAGCAGCCCGCGCGGGGCGGGTTCCCCGGAGGGCTGCGCCGGTCCGGCGGGCGCCTTCTCGCGGCCGGTCCAGCCGCGGGCCGCCGGAGAGGTGACCAGGGCGAGCGTTCCGGTCAGGACGAGTACGGCGCTCACCGCAAGACCGGCCGACGGTGCCGCGATCTGCACCAGCAGCCCCACCAGCAGCGGTCCCGCGACGAAGAGGAGTTCCTCGGCGACCGAGTCCAGGCTGTACGCACGCTGCAGGAGCCGCCGGTCGGGCAGCAGGTCGCTCCACAGGGTCCGCATCACCGGGCCGAGCGGAGGCGTACACGCGCCCGCGGGCGCCGCCAGCAGCCCCAGCAGAACCCCGGACGCCCCCGGCCACCAAGTCGCGAACGCCAGCCCGGCCAGGAGCAGCGCATAGGCGGCGGCCATGGGGAGCAGGGCCCGGCGCGGCCCGTACCGGTCGACCAGACCGGCCCGGGTCGGTGAGAGAAAGACGCTGGTCAGCGCGAAGAGCGCCATGACGGTTCCGGCGACGGCATAGGAGCCGGTGGACTCCTTCACCGCCAGCACCAGTGACAGGGAGACCATGCCGTAGGAGAGCCGGCCCAGCAGGGCGGCACCGAAGGTACGGCAGGCATGGCGGGTACGCAGCACAGCGGCGTACGAAGGCGTCGTGGAAGACGAAGACATGATGATGTCCCTCGAAGACAGCGCCGGTTCGACGGCGCTCAAACGTGCATGGGCAGCGAGAGGCACGCCCGGTGGGGGCGCGGCCGACGCTGACTCCTATGCACGGAAGAAGGACATGCGGGCACCGTAGCAGAACAGGGGTTCGGCCGGAACGTTCTCGTCCGCACGGATGTTGGTGATCTTTGCCC
Encoded proteins:
- a CDS encoding ATP-binding protein, producing the protein MTSTTDGLFPAETRPAARHAFEIGFSPDESRVRPLRHLTADRLRRWHLADLADDAALIVSELVSNAIRHGDGHRITLRVEHRAHELRIEVADGTQERAVARTAGDEEEGGRGLLLVAALAREWGTSPGGETTWCVLAVPAEAPGPPVERLSR
- a CDS encoding helix-turn-helix domain-containing protein encodes the protein MAAKRGATFRRRELGKELRKLREERGQTLQEVAEALGFSHTKLARVEIGENDLPRVTDLQRLIDLLGPDMPEEDQETLLQLHRESLSKEPWTPYKAYMPSRMPTFRGLEQDATVMRAWQPSFVFGLFQTEDYATALYQIAKPVDETKTEYVEQNVRLRMERKELITRTEDPLELRVIMDETAVRRVVGSPEVMRAQYREIVELSELDHVTVQILPHDVVTYRAESNFILLDFSETLAPVVQTDMWNTVSVTDERREVQRNIRRFDAMRDSALPPARTAGFLEQLTRERA
- a CDS encoding DUF397 domain-containing protein, with product MALGLASAATWFKSSYSNDSGGACVEIADLTGRVGVRDSKEPGGPVLLFGAAAFARFLAGAVGRPECPR
- a CDS encoding aminotransferase class IV; protein product: MATFDDRPATADDLLPLALTSYGHFTTLRIEADGRVRGLSLHLERLVRDARTLFGTAVDTGRVRKLIRAATAGRDLPCTVRVTHYDPALNLTRPAEATGPRFLVTVRPAGELSSPPLAVMSVVYERDLPLVKHCGLVGALHARRTAQLAGFEDALLIGRDGLVSEGVTWNVGFVDADGRIVRPEGPALPGVTEALLPGGASEPVPLERTKGMRTAFATNAAIGVRALSSVDGTPLDTAHPVLDELREAYLAVPGEEL
- a CDS encoding dienelactone hydrolase family protein: MTTVTTRTIEYPADGLTMIGHLALPAGVDRRPAVLVGPEGVGLSDVERRRADALAELGYVALAFDLHGGRYLGDPEEMLARCLPLLADPDRMRGIGHAALDVLRAEPRTDPDRFAAVGYGTGGAIALELGRDGVDLRAIATVNGLTTGRPGEAARIRCPVWAGVGSEDPIMPPAQRDAFTAEMQEAGVDWRLVVYGGALHAFHHPPVDHIVLPGVGYHPQHAQRAWRDVVDLLAECLPITD
- a CDS encoding MFS transporter, with the protein product MSSSSTTPSYAAVLRTRHACRTFGAALLGRLSYGMVSLSLVLAVKESTGSYAVAGTVMALFALTSVFLSPTRAGLVDRYGPRRALLPMAAAYALLLAGLAFATWWPGASGVLLGLLAAPAGACTPPLGPVMRTLWSDLLPDRRLLQRAYSLDSVAEELLFVAGPLLVGLLVQIAAPSAGLAVSAVLVLTGTLALVTSPAARGWTGREKAPAGPAQPSGEPAPRGLLRGNPGLRQAITVSAAVGICLGAFELLVIAFAEAHHEPQAIAWVLAALCGGSAVGGLVYGALPWRASNRLRLAFLVVPLGLTLAAAGVSPHPYVLIVWAALGGLFIAPAITTAYLIADESADPAGRTKAGAWVNTAFNAGSAGATAATGLLVGRLPLWLCFALAAVPVVLSAATAVRRAGRPAADAAARPEPQGERASDTERQAAVVS